From a region of the Chitinophaga caseinilytica genome:
- a CDS encoding SusC/RagA family TonB-linked outer membrane protein, with product MQQRHQHILSLAMAALFASAAIPASAQQAGVFRTGRVTDAQGRPLAGVTIQSLDGRTGTSTAANGRFSLPADMAQATLTAWMRGYRRDTVEPGTETDIVLEKDVHQLDEPVFLGYTSPNRRSLTAAVSTVSGEELERSPVANLSMTFAGRLPGLFTQETGSELSRASTDMFIRGLSSARKQGPLVIMDGTLVSYNSQQTLEYITAAEIESVSVLKDAAAQALYGIQGANGIIVVTTKRGKKGPLKVDVRLDQSLQEVSTRPTWYNSYDYATMRNQAAKNDGRGDFAIFNETQIEGFRTGSDRNLYPENNWYDRYMRDFARMERVNVSLTGGNDRVQYFSNLNVMHQGGQWNTDTDKYKSDANNVWVNYRSNLDMNLHKYIKAFLRLSGNIKRERTPGSGNATVYTSLFQMAPTVYGPLTPAITDPSGKSSPAGGQVITTDKIGSPTYGMLNRSGYYRHTVVNINSQVGVEADLSWLTKGLSLTGTFAYQTNSVGSLSTTQNYERWMRTDRRDTLAFQKKGGETNTPLGYGKTHSYYYHLTYHSQLDYSRDFGSHHIGAVAFGYFQNLTTADNGAPGMLPYNRLSLGGEVAYSYADKYFLQLDLGRSGSEQYARDARFTSMPAVSAAWLLTGERWMEGAKWLSLLKLRGSWGKTANDRTGLPRFAYLDNVTFGGGGPLGYLQYNITENLVGNPGIRAEVSTKQNAGIDLGLFNMVHITADVFKEKMTNMVVGAVNKIPQYQGIPLGNYPRTNMGVFENKGFEITASFYKQLDRDWSFNLGGWFAQAKNTIISWNEAKRQVDYAYRNWEEGFSLGTEFGYVVDRSNGNGYFNSQDEITQSGLTYTFGTPRPGDLRYADLNGDKIIDQKDKAPMGYGNTPRQQYAINGGVKFRSVELNFLFQGTGQYATSYSGLGVRETEFDGVYGSLHRNAWTAERFAAGEPIYYPALSMVKTVNHETNTFYFYDRSYLRLKNAEIAWTLPESVARRLAAQKVKVMLSGQNLLTWDKLPTSDFGPESGGYGSFPVYKVYNAAVQLQF from the coding sequence ATGCAACAACGACATCAACATATACTTTCGCTGGCGATGGCGGCGCTCTTCGCCTCCGCTGCGATCCCCGCTTCGGCCCAGCAGGCAGGCGTTTTCCGCACCGGCCGCGTGACAGACGCGCAGGGCCGTCCGCTGGCAGGCGTTACCATTCAATCGTTGGACGGGCGCACCGGCACTTCCACCGCCGCCAACGGGCGGTTTTCCTTACCGGCAGATATGGCCCAGGCTACCCTCACCGCCTGGATGCGCGGTTACCGCCGTGATACCGTGGAGCCTGGCACCGAAACGGACATCGTGCTGGAAAAAGACGTGCATCAGCTGGATGAGCCGGTGTTCCTCGGATATACTTCTCCCAATCGCCGGTCGCTCACCGCGGCCGTGTCCACCGTATCGGGCGAAGAGCTGGAACGCTCGCCGGTCGCCAATCTCAGCATGACCTTCGCCGGGCGCTTGCCGGGCCTTTTCACACAGGAAACCGGCTCGGAACTTTCGCGCGCCAGTACCGATATGTTCATCCGCGGATTATCTTCCGCCCGCAAACAGGGGCCGCTGGTGATCATGGACGGCACGCTCGTTTCCTACAACAGCCAGCAAACGCTGGAATACATCACCGCCGCGGAAATCGAATCCGTTTCCGTGCTGAAAGACGCGGCGGCACAAGCCCTGTACGGCATCCAGGGCGCCAACGGCATCATCGTGGTAACAACGAAGCGGGGGAAAAAGGGGCCGTTGAAAGTGGATGTGCGGCTAGATCAGTCGCTGCAGGAAGTGAGCACCCGGCCCACCTGGTACAATTCCTACGACTACGCCACCATGCGCAACCAGGCTGCGAAAAACGACGGCCGCGGCGATTTCGCGATATTCAATGAAACGCAGATAGAAGGGTTCCGCACCGGCTCCGACCGCAACCTGTACCCGGAAAACAACTGGTACGACCGCTACATGCGCGACTTTGCGCGGATGGAACGGGTGAATGTAAGCCTGACCGGCGGCAACGACCGCGTGCAGTATTTCTCGAACCTGAACGTCATGCACCAGGGCGGGCAATGGAACACCGATACCGATAAATACAAATCAGACGCCAACAACGTGTGGGTGAACTACCGGTCTAACCTCGACATGAACCTGCACAAATACATCAAAGCCTTCCTGCGCCTGAGCGGCAACATCAAGCGCGAGCGCACGCCCGGCTCCGGTAACGCCACGGTGTATACGAGCCTGTTCCAGATGGCGCCAACGGTGTACGGGCCGCTCACACCCGCCATCACCGACCCCTCGGGCAAAAGTTCCCCGGCAGGCGGCCAGGTGATCACGACCGACAAAATCGGATCGCCCACCTACGGCATGCTCAACCGTTCCGGGTATTACCGCCATACCGTGGTAAACATCAACTCGCAGGTGGGCGTGGAAGCCGATCTGTCGTGGTTGACGAAGGGATTGTCGCTCACCGGCACCTTCGCCTACCAGACCAATTCCGTGGGCAGTCTTTCCACCACCCAGAACTACGAACGCTGGATGCGCACCGACCGGCGCGATACGCTCGCGTTCCAGAAGAAAGGCGGTGAAACGAATACGCCGCTCGGATACGGAAAAACGCACAGTTACTATTATCACCTCACGTATCACAGCCAGCTCGATTACAGCCGCGATTTCGGCAGCCACCACATCGGCGCGGTGGCGTTCGGGTATTTCCAGAACCTTACCACGGCAGACAACGGCGCGCCGGGCATGTTGCCGTACAACCGGCTGAGCCTGGGCGGGGAAGTGGCTTACAGTTACGCCGATAAATATTTCCTGCAGCTCGATCTGGGCCGTTCCGGCTCCGAGCAATACGCCCGCGATGCGCGGTTTACCAGTATGCCGGCGGTTTCCGCGGCCTGGCTGTTGACGGGAGAGCGGTGGATGGAAGGGGCGAAGTGGCTGAGCCTCCTCAAGCTGCGTGGCTCCTGGGGTAAAACGGCCAACGACAGAACGGGATTGCCCCGGTTCGCCTATCTCGATAACGTGACGTTCGGCGGCGGCGGCCCGCTCGGCTACCTCCAGTACAACATCACCGAAAACCTCGTCGGTAACCCCGGCATCCGTGCGGAAGTTTCTACCAAACAAAACGCCGGCATCGACCTGGGACTGTTCAATATGGTCCATATCACGGCAGACGTGTTCAAGGAAAAAATGACGAACATGGTGGTGGGCGCCGTGAACAAAATCCCCCAGTACCAGGGCATCCCGTTAGGCAATTATCCCCGCACGAACATGGGCGTTTTCGAAAATAAAGGATTCGAGATCACCGCATCCTTCTACAAACAACTGGACCGCGACTGGAGCTTCAACCTGGGCGGATGGTTCGCCCAGGCGAAAAATACCATCATCAGCTGGAACGAGGCCAAACGCCAGGTAGATTACGCATACCGCAACTGGGAAGAAGGATTTTCGCTGGGAACGGAATTCGGGTACGTAGTAGACCGCTCCAACGGCAACGGCTACTTCAACTCGCAGGACGAGATCACGCAAAGCGGGCTGACGTATACTTTCGGCACCCCGCGCCCGGGAGACCTGCGCTATGCCGATCTCAACGGCGACAAGATCATCGACCAGAAAGACAAAGCGCCCATGGGTTACGGCAACACGCCGCGGCAGCAATACGCCATCAACGGCGGGGTGAAGTTCCGTTCGGTGGAATTGAACTTCCTGTTCCAGGGCACCGGGCAATACGCTACGTCCTACTCCGGACTGGGCGTCCGGGAAACGGAGTTCGACGGCGTGTATGGTTCGCTCCACCGCAATGCCTGGACGGCCGAGCGTTTCGCCGCCGGGGAGCCGATTTATTACCCCGCGCTTTCCATGGTGAAAACGGTCAATCATGAAACGAACACGTTCTATTTCTACGACCGTTCTTATCTCCGCCTCAAAAATGCCGAGATCGCCTGGACGTTGCCTGAATCCGTGGCCCGGAGGCTCGCGGCGCAGAAAGTGAAGGTCATGCTCAGCGGGCAGAACCTGCTCACCTGGGATAAGCTCCCCACTTCCGACTTCGGCCCCGAAAGCGGCGGCTATGGCTCGTTCCCCGTGTACAAAGTGTATAACGCGGCCGTTCAGCTGCAATTCTAA
- a CDS encoding RagB/SusD family nutrient uptake outer membrane protein — protein MKKIFPFLLAAAALACNKQLDLPQDGRITLGEVFNDYDYTRGYLNSCYGFVPGPHVDRSSFTDEAQDCDDITANSRYRAWYAGDVTASSYGGQSSDGQPWQRLFEGIRKTNVFLSGIRSANIVATPEERNSWVAQAHALRGLYYFQLIKRYGGVPIFDKPLPIGYDFSKDRRAKFSEVVAFIVKECDSALMVPPGRPGFNWDIYENQYGIMTRAVAYAVKSQAMLYAASPLWNDGSYSWQDVANTTGEALGACLSNGYSLFSEVPDAAIAQNGYALYHFTTSNDMRTRDKETIYHVGGQMAMWQNAGLPSTPSMTKSGPNPTQEMIDRYEMANGEAPILGYSDADRLVPIVNPASGYDPQNPYTGRDPRFYASIWYNGAVRRLDQPAGKKIETFVGGTEGISEDNRRNTRTGYYIRKFNNWKSAQNANADGSVRLIRLAELYLNFAEAANQAVGPDAKVTVGAFSMSAREAVNAVRARAGMPAFPAGMNKEAFEKKYRNERAVELAFEEHRFFDVRRWKILQQTDQFVTGMRITKVNDVLSYQRFKFTARSSNEDRFLLYPLDQGEADKIRELTGVNWQNPGWNE, from the coding sequence ATGAAAAAAATATTCCCATTCCTCCTCGCCGCCGCAGCCCTGGCCTGCAACAAGCAGCTCGACCTGCCGCAAGACGGCCGCATCACACTGGGAGAAGTTTTTAACGATTACGACTACACGCGCGGGTACCTTAATTCCTGCTACGGATTTGTTCCCGGGCCGCATGTAGACCGCTCGTCGTTCACCGACGAAGCGCAGGATTGCGACGATATCACCGCCAATTCCCGCTACCGCGCCTGGTACGCCGGCGATGTAACGGCCTCCAGCTACGGGGGGCAATCGTCCGACGGGCAGCCCTGGCAGCGCCTGTTCGAAGGTATCCGCAAAACGAACGTATTCCTCAGCGGCATCCGCTCCGCCAATATCGTGGCTACGCCGGAAGAACGGAATTCCTGGGTGGCGCAGGCCCATGCGCTGCGGGGACTGTATTACTTCCAGCTCATCAAACGGTACGGCGGTGTGCCCATTTTCGATAAACCTTTGCCCATCGGGTACGATTTCTCGAAAGACCGCCGCGCGAAGTTCTCCGAAGTGGTAGCGTTCATCGTGAAGGAATGCGATTCGGCGCTGATGGTACCTCCCGGCCGGCCGGGCTTCAACTGGGATATCTACGAAAACCAATACGGCATCATGACCCGGGCGGTGGCTTACGCCGTCAAATCCCAGGCGATGCTCTATGCCGCGAGCCCGTTATGGAACGATGGTTCATATTCCTGGCAGGATGTTGCCAACACAACCGGAGAAGCACTGGGCGCTTGTCTTTCCAACGGCTATAGCCTCTTCAGCGAAGTGCCCGATGCCGCCATCGCGCAGAACGGGTACGCGTTGTACCATTTCACGACTTCCAACGACATGCGCACCCGCGACAAGGAAACCATCTACCACGTTGGCGGCCAGATGGCCATGTGGCAAAACGCCGGCCTGCCCAGCACGCCGAGCATGACCAAATCCGGGCCCAATCCCACACAGGAGATGATCGACCGGTACGAAATGGCCAACGGCGAAGCGCCCATCCTCGGCTACAGCGATGCCGACAGGCTGGTGCCCATCGTCAATCCCGCTTCCGGATACGATCCGCAAAACCCCTACACCGGCCGCGATCCCAGGTTTTATGCGTCGATCTGGTACAACGGCGCTGTACGCCGGCTCGATCAGCCCGCCGGAAAAAAGATCGAAACGTTCGTTGGCGGCACGGAAGGGATCAGTGAAGATAACCGGCGCAACACCCGCACCGGTTACTACATCCGCAAGTTCAACAACTGGAAATCGGCCCAGAACGCGAATGCCGACGGCTCCGTGCGCCTCATCCGCCTCGCAGAACTGTACCTCAACTTCGCCGAGGCCGCCAACCAGGCCGTAGGGCCGGATGCCAAGGTGACGGTAGGTGCTTTCAGCATGAGCGCCCGCGAAGCGGTGAACGCCGTGCGCGCAAGGGCCGGTATGCCAGCGTTCCCGGCCGGCATGAACAAGGAAGCCTTCGAGAAGAAATACCGGAACGAACGCGCGGTGGAACTGGCTTTCGAGGAACATCGATTCTTCGATGTGCGGCGATGGAAAATCCTGCAACAGACAGACCAGTTCGTGACCGGCATGCGGATCACGAAAGTCAACGATGTTTTGTCTTACCAGCGATTTAAATTTACCGCACGCTCCTCTAACGAAGACCGGTTCCTCCTGTACCCGCTCGACCAGGGCGAGGCAGACAAAATCCGTGAATTGACCGGCGTGAACTGGCAGAACCCGGGATGGAACGAATAA
- a CDS encoding GMC family oxidoreductase, whose protein sequence is MIHLNLTAKAANTYDAIVVGSGISGGWAAKELCEKGLKTLVLERGKQFEHVKDYENATKDPWEIEHRGRLTTGQVKDHPYLTRERVYSGFNDKYWIKDTDSPYTESKRFDWTRADIVGGRSIMWGRGSLRLGEQDFEANAKEGIGVDWPIRYKDLAPWYDYVEAFAGISGQAEGLPQVPDGVFQPPMEMNCFEKAVKGRIETAFPGRKMTMFRTANLTRPIGERGSCQYRNLCDRGCPFGAYFSSNSSTLPAAAKTGNLTLRPDAIVNSLIWDEKAQKITGVRVIDKHTKEMTEYYAKIVFLNASAMASTFLLLNSTSTRFQHGVGNDHDIVGRYLMDHHFHAGASGTSEEFADKYYYGRRPAGFFIPRFVNLNGDKRDYLRGFQYTGFSARGNWARGVAELGVGAAFKDYLTEPGPWQMGLMSFGECLPYYDNRVVLDRSKQDAWGQPVLQFDAEFKENEKKMRKDMDGEAVAMLEAAGLKNVTPFNRDSFPGQAIHEMGTACMGRDPKTSVLNAWNQVHAAPNVFVTDGACMTSNACQNPSLTYMALTARAANHAVEELKKGNL, encoded by the coding sequence ATGATCCACCTGAATCTGACAGCAAAAGCAGCCAATACCTACGACGCCATCGTGGTGGGGTCCGGTATCAGCGGCGGATGGGCCGCGAAGGAACTATGTGAAAAAGGCCTGAAAACCCTCGTGCTGGAACGCGGTAAACAATTCGAGCACGTCAAGGATTACGAAAACGCGACGAAAGACCCCTGGGAAATCGAGCACCGCGGCCGGCTCACGACCGGCCAGGTCAAAGACCATCCCTACCTCACCCGCGAACGGGTGTACTCCGGGTTCAACGACAAATACTGGATAAAAGATACGGACAGCCCGTACACGGAATCCAAACGCTTCGACTGGACGCGGGCCGACATCGTGGGCGGGCGTTCCATTATGTGGGGGCGCGGTTCCCTGCGGCTCGGGGAGCAAGACTTCGAAGCCAACGCCAAAGAAGGCATCGGGGTCGATTGGCCGATCCGGTACAAAGACCTTGCGCCCTGGTACGACTATGTGGAAGCTTTCGCCGGGATCAGCGGCCAGGCCGAAGGCCTCCCGCAGGTGCCCGACGGCGTTTTCCAGCCGCCCATGGAAATGAACTGCTTCGAAAAAGCCGTGAAAGGAAGGATCGAAACAGCGTTCCCCGGCAGGAAGATGACCATGTTCCGCACCGCCAACCTGACCCGGCCCATCGGCGAGCGCGGCAGCTGCCAATACCGCAACCTCTGCGATCGCGGTTGCCCCTTCGGTGCGTATTTCTCCAGCAATTCCTCGACATTGCCTGCAGCTGCCAAAACCGGTAACCTCACGCTCCGGCCTGATGCTATCGTCAATTCCCTCATCTGGGACGAAAAGGCGCAAAAAATCACGGGCGTCCGCGTGATCGACAAGCACACGAAGGAGATGACGGAATACTACGCCAAAATCGTGTTCCTCAACGCCTCGGCCATGGCGAGCACTTTTTTACTGCTGAATTCCACTTCCACGAGGTTCCAGCACGGCGTGGGCAACGATCATGACATCGTGGGGCGCTACCTGATGGATCATCACTTCCACGCCGGCGCCAGCGGCACTTCCGAAGAGTTCGCCGATAAATATTATTACGGCCGCCGGCCTGCGGGGTTCTTCATCCCGCGGTTCGTGAACCTCAATGGCGACAAGCGCGATTACCTCCGCGGGTTCCAGTACACCGGCTTCAGCGCACGGGGCAACTGGGCGAGGGGCGTGGCGGAACTGGGCGTAGGCGCGGCTTTCAAAGATTACCTGACGGAGCCGGGCCCCTGGCAGATGGGGCTCATGAGCTTCGGCGAATGCCTTCCTTATTACGACAACCGCGTGGTGCTCGACCGCTCGAAGCAGGACGCCTGGGGCCAGCCGGTACTGCAGTTCGATGCCGAATTCAAGGAAAATGAAAAGAAAATGCGCAAGGATATGGACGGGGAAGCTGTAGCGATGCTGGAAGCGGCCGGACTGAAAAACGTTACACCCTTCAACCGCGACTCTTTCCCGGGGCAGGCCATTCATGAAATGGGGACTGCCTGCATGGGCCGCGATCCGAAAACGTCTGTGCTCAACGCCTGGAACCAGGTGCATGCCGCGCCGAACGTATTCGTGACAGATGGCGCCTGCATGACTTCCAACGCCTGCCAGAACCCTTCGCTGACGTACATGGCGCTCACGGCCAGGGCGGCGAACCATGCG
- a CDS encoding RagB/SusD family nutrient uptake outer membrane protein encodes MKSKYAFLLMCAIVAISCNKALDMAPDGKLTMDEIFSDNNKVAAFLNSCYANVPSKGLGYFFTSRGPVNLSDDAWDTDAEAEPTLISGRMYNGDAAPGAHPVDNPASIDQNNGNYWNRYWNSIGNLNLFLSRIDTATVNDPAQRSRWKGEAQLLRAFYYTELLLWYGPAVPIEKAPHKFTDDFSNLKKATYYEVAKFIMEDCDAALATPEIPWRITVDAEAGRFTKALAAAIKSRMMLFAASPLYNNGQNHWDEAYNVTKQALASLRANGYELYNKVNLPHLYLVPDAYLGPNLNPHTALYNEYFTQPMKHQDNPIDKETIYQHRSNTGNIYHVDGVGAQNGYKSGTCPTQELVDAYETSDGKPVLNLDNPYLDEKHTQPNYNPDNTLYDAANPYANRDPRFYATIYYNGSKRKARWGFAETAASPENYPAGIGNRTRIITTYVGEPFTGIHASVRSATRTGYYERKFLYPTSGDDNGVAGAPHKWYRLGEMVLNFAEAAAEAGKLDEARTAVNEIRARAGMPDLPASLSKTQLITRIRNERRVELALEENRYFDVRRWAAPGGDLAKTDKWVTAMEITRNDNGTYTYKRRPVREVERKNYTTKFLYLPLPLDEANRLRSITGQNWQNPGW; translated from the coding sequence ATGAAATCGAAATATGCCTTTCTGCTGATGTGCGCCATAGTGGCCATATCCTGTAACAAGGCGCTGGATATGGCGCCAGACGGGAAGCTGACTATGGACGAAATCTTCAGCGACAACAATAAAGTGGCGGCATTCCTCAATTCCTGCTACGCCAACGTGCCCAGCAAGGGTTTGGGATATTTCTTCACCTCCCGCGGGCCCGTCAACCTCAGCGACGATGCCTGGGACACCGACGCCGAAGCCGAGCCCACGCTCATTTCCGGAAGGATGTATAACGGCGACGCCGCACCCGGCGCACATCCGGTCGACAATCCCGCCAGCATCGACCAGAACAACGGCAACTACTGGAACCGTTACTGGAATTCTATCGGCAACCTCAATCTTTTCCTCAGCCGCATCGATACCGCCACGGTCAATGATCCGGCGCAGCGCAGCCGCTGGAAAGGGGAAGCACAACTGCTCCGCGCGTTTTACTACACGGAGCTGCTGCTCTGGTACGGGCCGGCCGTTCCCATCGAAAAAGCGCCGCACAAATTCACCGACGATTTCTCCAACCTGAAAAAAGCCACCTATTACGAAGTGGCGAAGTTCATCATGGAAGATTGCGATGCGGCCCTGGCTACGCCCGAAATTCCCTGGCGCATCACCGTAGATGCGGAAGCCGGCCGCTTCACCAAAGCCCTCGCCGCCGCCATCAAAAGCCGGATGATGCTGTTCGCCGCCAGTCCGCTCTACAATAATGGGCAGAACCACTGGGACGAGGCCTACAACGTCACCAAACAGGCGCTCGCCAGCCTTCGCGCCAATGGGTACGAACTGTACAACAAAGTGAACCTGCCGCATCTCTACCTCGTTCCCGACGCCTATCTCGGGCCAAACCTCAACCCGCACACCGCGCTGTACAACGAATATTTCACGCAGCCGATGAAGCACCAGGACAATCCCATCGACAAGGAAACCATTTACCAGCACAGGAGCAATACCGGCAACATCTATCACGTAGACGGCGTGGGGGCGCAGAACGGGTACAAATCAGGTACCTGTCCTACCCAGGAGCTGGTGGATGCCTACGAGACCTCCGACGGAAAGCCCGTCCTCAACCTCGACAATCCCTATCTCGACGAAAAGCATACCCAGCCCAACTATAACCCGGACAATACGCTGTACGACGCGGCCAATCCGTATGCCAACCGCGATCCCCGTTTCTACGCCACCATTTACTACAACGGCTCCAAACGGAAAGCGAGATGGGGCTTTGCGGAAACGGCCGCTTCGCCGGAAAACTATCCCGCCGGCATCGGGAACCGTACGCGCATCATTACGACTTACGTGGGCGAGCCTTTTACCGGCATTCACGCGTCGGTGAGAAGTGCTACCCGCACCGGTTATTACGAGCGCAAATTCCTGTACCCGACTTCGGGCGACGATAACGGCGTGGCCGGCGCCCCGCATAAATGGTACCGCCTCGGGGAAATGGTACTGAATTTTGCGGAAGCTGCGGCAGAAGCCGGTAAGCTCGACGAAGCGAGGACCGCGGTGAACGAGATCCGCGCCCGCGCCGGCATGCCCGATCTGCCGGCCTCACTGTCCAAAACACAGCTCATCACCCGCATCCGCAATGAAAGAAGAGTGGAACTGGCGCTGGAAGAGAACCGGTATTTCGATGTGCGCCGATGGGCGGCCCCCGGCGGCGATCTCGCCAAAACCGACAAATGGGTAACGGCGATGGAGATCACCCGCAACGATAACGGGACGTACACCTACAAGCGCCGCCCGGTACGGGAAGTGGAACGGAAGAACTATACGACGAAGTTCCTGTACCTGCCCCTGCCGCTGGACGAGGCCAACCGCCTGCGCTCCATCACCGGGCAAAACTGGCAAAACCCCGGCTGGTAA